A single region of the Mechercharimyces sp. CAU 1602 genome encodes:
- the sucD gene encoding succinate--CoA ligase subunit alpha, translating into MSIFINKDTKVITQGITGANGLFHTKQALDYGTKVVAGVTPGKGGTEVEGVPVFNTVKEAVEATGANASVLYVPAAFAADSIMEAVDAELDIVVAITEGIPVQDMIKVKRYMEGKKTRLIGPNCPGVITPGECKIGIMPGYIHAPGHVGIVSRSGTLTYEAVHQLTTRGIGQSTAVGIGGDPVNGTDFIDTLKAFEDDADTKAVIMIGEIGGTAEEEAAEWIKANMTKPVVGFIGGQTAPPGKRMGHAGAIISGGKGTAAEKIKTLESCGVKVAPTPADIGETLISVLEEKNMLEACKTKE; encoded by the coding sequence GTGAGCATTTTCATTAATAAAGATACTAAAGTGATTACGCAAGGTATTACAGGAGCTAACGGTCTATTCCATACGAAGCAAGCTCTTGACTATGGAACCAAAGTGGTAGCAGGTGTGACTCCAGGTAAAGGCGGTACGGAAGTTGAAGGCGTACCTGTATTTAATACCGTAAAGGAAGCTGTTGAGGCGACAGGGGCTAATGCATCTGTCCTGTATGTGCCAGCCGCTTTTGCAGCCGATAGTATTATGGAAGCTGTCGATGCTGAACTAGATATTGTCGTTGCAATTACTGAAGGTATTCCTGTGCAAGACATGATTAAAGTGAAACGATACATGGAAGGAAAAAAGACCCGCTTAATTGGTCCTAACTGCCCAGGTGTCATCACTCCAGGCGAATGTAAGATCGGAATTATGCCAGGGTATATTCATGCCCCTGGACATGTGGGTATTGTTTCTCGTAGCGGAACGCTTACTTACGAAGCGGTTCACCAGTTGACTACACGTGGAATTGGACAATCTACAGCTGTCGGTATAGGTGGAGATCCTGTCAACGGAACAGACTTTATCGATACCTTAAAAGCATTTGAAGATGATGCAGATACGAAGGCAGTTATTATGATCGGTGAAATCGGGGGAACAGCGGAAGAAGAGGCAGCAGAATGGATTAAAGCAAATATGACCAAACCTGTGGTTGGATTTATCGGTGGTCAAACTGCTCCTCCTGGAAAACGCATGGGCCATGCCGGCGCGATCATTTCTGGTGGGAAAGGGACCGCAGCAGAGAAGATCAAAACATTAGAAAGCTGTGGCGTAAAAGTAGCACCAACGCCAGCGGATATTGGTGAAACGCTGATCTCTGTATTGGAAGAGAAAAATATGTTAGAAGCATGTAAAACAAAGGAATAG
- the hslV gene encoding ATP-dependent protease subunit HslV has translation MGSFHATTIFAIFHEGKGAIAGDGQVTMGNQIVMKNRAQKVRRLYRGQVIAGFAGSVADAMTLFEKFEAKLEEYHGNLPRAAVELAKEWRSDKVLRKLEAMLIVMNQEHLLLISGTGEVIEPDDGILAIGSGGSFALAAGRSLKRHAAQMEAKEIARAALEIASEICVFTNQNIIVEEV, from the coding sequence ATGGGTTCCTTTCATGCAACCACCATTTTTGCTATTTTTCATGAGGGCAAAGGGGCGATTGCCGGAGATGGACAAGTTACGATGGGGAATCAAATCGTGATGAAAAATCGGGCTCAGAAAGTGAGACGCCTGTACCGTGGTCAAGTTATCGCTGGTTTTGCGGGCTCAGTTGCTGATGCAATGACATTATTCGAGAAATTTGAAGCAAAGTTGGAGGAGTATCACGGCAATTTGCCACGGGCTGCCGTTGAGTTAGCAAAAGAATGGCGTTCAGATAAAGTGCTGCGGAAGTTGGAAGCCATGTTGATTGTGATGAATCAAGAGCACCTCCTCTTAATTTCAGGAACGGGTGAAGTAATTGAACCTGATGATGGAATTTTGGCGATTGGCTCAGGGGGATCGTTTGCATTAGCCGCAGGTCGCTCTTTAAAGCGGCATGCTGCACAGATGGAAGCGAAGGAAATTGCACGTGCCGCCCTGGAAATTGCGAGTGAAATTTGTGTTTTCACAAACCAAAATATCATCGTTGAGGAGGTATAG
- the topA gene encoding type I DNA topoisomerase, producing MADALVIVESPAKAKTIGKYLGKKYIVKASMGHVRDLPKSQLGIDIENEFNPKYITIRGKGDVLKELRKARKKVKHVYLAADPDREGEAIAWHLAYSLELDPEAECRVVFNEITKQAVRDAFKQPRSINMDLVNAQQARRLLDRLVGYGISPILWKKVKKGLSAGRVQSVAVKLIIDREHEIRNFEPDEYWHVNATLKSGDEEFDAKFYGYEKKKELKSKEEVDQLLDAIKGKRFIVQEVKKSERRRNPAPPFITSSLQQEAARRLNFRAGKTMALAQQLYEGIPLGKEGTVGLITYMRTDSTRISDTARDEVRQYIFDTYGEAFIPAQPRVHQKKAGAQDAHEAIRVTSVARDPQSMKPYLKRDQLRLYKLIWERFVASQMSPAVMDAISADIKVGTAIFRANGSKVKFPGFMKVYVEGEKSGKKEKDTFLPALEKSQVLKKKEIEPTQHFTQPPPRYSEARLVKTLEELGIGRPSTYAPTLETIQRRGYIKMEDRRFVPSELGEVVIELMEEFFPEILNAEFTATWEEHLDHISEGMGDWVQLLDQFYDQFEKRLTHAEEEMRHVVIEDEVSDVECEKCGSMMVYKFGRYGKFLACPSFPDCRNTKAIVKSTGVTCPDCHKGEIVERKSKKNRTFYGCDQYPECEFLSWDKPVPRPCPKCGKLLVEKRTKKQTTIRCIACDYEERVEE from the coding sequence ATGGCGGATGCGCTGGTCATTGTCGAATCACCCGCAAAAGCGAAAACCATCGGTAAATATTTAGGGAAAAAATATATAGTGAAAGCATCGATGGGTCATGTGCGGGATTTACCCAAGAGTCAGTTGGGTATTGATATCGAAAACGAATTTAATCCAAAATATATCACCATTCGCGGAAAAGGTGATGTGTTGAAAGAACTCCGCAAAGCACGCAAGAAAGTAAAACATGTGTATCTTGCTGCTGACCCCGATCGTGAGGGGGAAGCAATCGCTTGGCATCTGGCATATAGTTTAGAGTTGGATCCTGAGGCAGAGTGTCGGGTAGTTTTTAATGAAATTACCAAACAGGCAGTGCGGGATGCGTTTAAACAACCGCGCTCTATTAATATGGATCTGGTGAACGCACAGCAAGCGCGACGCTTGTTAGACCGGCTTGTGGGATATGGCATTAGTCCTATTCTATGGAAAAAAGTGAAAAAGGGATTAAGTGCAGGTCGAGTGCAATCAGTCGCAGTCAAATTAATTATTGACCGTGAACATGAGATCCGTAACTTTGAACCTGATGAATATTGGCATGTGAATGCCACGCTGAAAAGTGGAGACGAAGAGTTTGACGCGAAGTTTTACGGGTACGAGAAGAAAAAAGAATTGAAGTCAAAAGAGGAAGTAGATCAACTGCTGGATGCGATTAAAGGTAAGCGCTTTATCGTTCAGGAGGTAAAAAAGAGCGAGCGCAGGCGCAACCCTGCTCCTCCATTTATTACTAGTTCTTTGCAGCAAGAGGCTGCCCGACGCCTTAATTTTCGCGCGGGGAAAACGATGGCGTTAGCACAGCAGTTGTATGAAGGTATTCCGTTAGGGAAAGAGGGAACGGTTGGGCTTATTACGTATATGCGTACAGATTCTACTCGCATCTCTGATACAGCACGGGATGAAGTGCGTCAATACATTTTTGATACCTATGGGGAAGCGTTTATTCCTGCGCAGCCACGTGTACATCAGAAAAAGGCAGGGGCGCAAGATGCACACGAAGCGATTCGGGTAACTTCTGTCGCACGAGATCCACAGTCAATGAAGCCCTATTTAAAGCGGGATCAGCTGCGCCTTTATAAATTAATCTGGGAACGGTTCGTGGCAAGTCAGATGAGTCCTGCAGTGATGGATGCGATTTCTGCTGATATTAAGGTGGGGACTGCCATTTTTCGCGCTAACGGATCTAAAGTGAAGTTCCCTGGTTTTATGAAGGTATATGTAGAAGGAGAAAAGAGCGGCAAGAAGGAAAAAGACACTTTTTTGCCAGCGTTAGAGAAAAGCCAGGTGCTGAAGAAGAAAGAGATTGAACCGACACAGCACTTTACGCAACCACCACCAAGATATTCTGAAGCACGCTTAGTAAAAACGTTGGAAGAGTTGGGGATTGGACGCCCTAGTACCTATGCGCCTACGCTAGAAACGATCCAAAGACGGGGTTATATCAAGATGGAAGATCGCCGGTTTGTCCCCTCGGAATTGGGTGAAGTCGTGATTGAGCTGATGGAAGAATTCTTTCCTGAGATATTAAATGCAGAGTTTACGGCTACATGGGAAGAGCATTTGGATCATATCAGTGAAGGGATGGGGGACTGGGTGCAACTTTTGGACCAGTTCTACGATCAATTTGAGAAACGCTTGACGCATGCAGAAGAAGAGATGCGCCATGTAGTGATCGAAGATGAAGTTTCCGATGTTGAGTGTGAAAAATGCGGTTCCATGATGGTTTATAAATTTGGGCGATATGGAAAATTTCTCGCATGCCCATCTTTCCCTGATTGCCGCAATACAAAAGCGATTGTCAAGTCGACAGGAGTGACATGTCCTGATTGCCACAAGGGAGAAATCGTAGAGAGAAAAAGCAAAAAGAACCGGACTTTCTACGGATGTGATCAGTATCCGGAGTGTGAATTTCTTTCCTGGGATAAGCCTGTACCGAGACCGTGTCCCAAATGCGGTAAGTTATTGGTGGAGAAACGGACGAAAAAACAGACAACGATTCGCTGTATAGCATGCGATTATGAAGAACGCGTCGAAGAATAA
- the hslU gene encoding ATP-dependent protease ATPase subunit HslU, whose amino-acid sequence MRKAKDEWTPKKIVAELDKHIIGQDQAKRAVAIALRNRYRRTLLPAELREEVVPKNILMIGPTGVGKTEIARRLAKIVGAPFVKVEATKFTEVGYVGRDVESMVRDLIETAIRIVKLSKMEAVKGKAEELANERLVSILVPTKQKESNYKNPLEMLFGQSGQAEGNSNEDDGEKVRLRERRRVIRQQLLAGELEDDVVEVEVEDQSVPMLDMLSGSGMEQMGMNMQEMFGQLMPKRKKNRRLTVKEAREVLIQDEGQKLIDMDQVTQEAMRLVEDSGMIFIDEVDKIAGKDHVGGADVSREGVQRDILPIVEGSTVMTKYGPIKTDHILFIAAGAFHTAKPSDLIPELQGRFPIRVHLNSLTEKDFIRILTEPKGALIKQYTALLATEGIGVQFDEEAINELAYLAKEVNHSTENIGARRLHTIMERLLEQLSFEAPEIHLEEVMITRAYVRERLSDVVEDRDLSQYIL is encoded by the coding sequence ATGAGGAAAGCGAAGGACGAGTGGACACCGAAAAAAATTGTGGCGGAGCTGGATAAGCATATTATCGGTCAGGACCAAGCGAAGCGTGCGGTAGCGATCGCCTTACGCAATCGCTACCGGCGCACATTGTTGCCGGCAGAGTTGCGCGAAGAAGTTGTGCCGAAGAATATCTTAATGATCGGACCTACCGGTGTGGGAAAAACAGAGATCGCTCGCCGCTTAGCTAAGATAGTGGGTGCTCCTTTTGTAAAAGTAGAGGCAACCAAATTTACGGAAGTGGGTTATGTGGGTCGGGATGTGGAGTCAATGGTGCGTGATTTGATTGAAACAGCGATTCGGATCGTCAAATTAAGCAAGATGGAAGCGGTGAAAGGCAAAGCGGAGGAACTGGCTAATGAACGGCTCGTCTCTATTCTTGTTCCGACTAAGCAGAAAGAGAGCAACTATAAGAATCCTTTAGAGATGCTTTTTGGTCAATCTGGGCAAGCGGAGGGCAATAGTAACGAAGATGACGGGGAGAAGGTGCGGTTACGTGAACGGCGGCGTGTGATCCGTCAGCAGTTGTTAGCAGGAGAATTAGAAGATGATGTCGTGGAAGTGGAAGTAGAGGACCAATCTGTCCCCATGTTAGATATGCTTTCTGGCTCAGGCATGGAGCAGATGGGCATGAATATGCAAGAAATGTTTGGTCAGTTAATGCCGAAGCGGAAGAAAAATCGTCGTTTGACTGTAAAAGAAGCGCGTGAAGTATTGATACAGGATGAGGGACAAAAATTAATCGATATGGATCAGGTTACGCAAGAGGCGATGCGGTTGGTAGAGGATTCTGGGATGATCTTTATTGATGAGGTAGATAAAATTGCAGGCAAAGACCATGTAGGCGGAGCAGATGTGTCTCGTGAAGGAGTACAGCGCGATATCCTTCCCATTGTAGAAGGTTCCACAGTGATGACAAAGTACGGGCCAATCAAAACAGATCACATCCTCTTTATTGCCGCCGGAGCGTTCCACACCGCGAAACCATCCGACTTGATTCCAGAACTACAAGGTAGATTTCCTATTCGTGTCCATCTCAATAGTTTGACGGAAAAAGATTTTATTCGAATTCTGACTGAACCGAAAGGTGCCCTGATTAAGCAGTATACCGCTTTATTGGCAACAGAAGGGATCGGGGTTCAGTTTGATGAGGAAGCGATTAATGAACTCGCTTATTTAGCGAAAGAAGTAAATCATTCTACTGAAAATATTGGCGCACGTCGCTTACACACTATTATGGAGCGACTGTTGGAGCAGCTCTCTTTTGAAGCACCAGAGATTCACCTTGAGGAAGTGATGATAACGCGTGCTTATGTGAGGGAGCGTTTATCTGATGTAGTGGAAGATCGAGATTTGAGCCAGTATATTTTATAA
- the sucC gene encoding ADP-forming succinate--CoA ligase subunit beta has product MNVHEYQGKEVLKQYGVDVPKGKVAFTPEEAVACAQELGGELWVVKAQIHAGGRGKAGGVKLARSLDEVKTIAEELIGKVLVTHQTGPEGKEVKRLLVEEGCDIAKEYYVGMVVDRSTGQITMMASEEGGTEIEEVAESNPEKIFKESIDPAVGLLPFQARRLAYNINIPRELVNRAAKFMMGLYQAFSEKDGSLAEINPLITTGDGRVMALDAKLNFDDNALFRHKDILALRDLDEEDPKEIEASKYDLNYIALDGNIGCMVNGAGLAMATMDIIKHYGGDPANFLDVGGGATTEKVTEAFKIILSDENVKGILINIFGGIMKCDVIANGVVEAAKQIGLDKPLVVRLEGTNVDRGKAILQESGLKIEAADSMADAAQKIVSLVK; this is encoded by the coding sequence ATGAATGTACATGAGTACCAGGGTAAAGAAGTGTTAAAGCAATATGGTGTTGATGTTCCAAAAGGGAAAGTTGCTTTTACTCCTGAAGAAGCAGTAGCTTGCGCGCAAGAACTAGGCGGAGAACTGTGGGTTGTAAAAGCACAAATCCATGCGGGTGGACGTGGGAAAGCAGGCGGGGTGAAACTGGCTCGCAGCTTGGACGAAGTGAAGACAATCGCAGAAGAATTAATTGGTAAAGTGTTGGTGACCCATCAAACCGGGCCAGAGGGGAAAGAAGTGAAACGCCTTTTGGTAGAAGAAGGGTGCGATATTGCAAAGGAATATTACGTCGGGATGGTAGTTGATCGCTCTACCGGTCAGATTACCATGATGGCTTCTGAAGAGGGCGGTACGGAAATCGAAGAAGTAGCGGAATCAAATCCAGAAAAAATCTTTAAAGAGTCCATTGACCCGGCAGTAGGGCTACTTCCATTCCAAGCGCGTCGCTTAGCTTATAACATCAATATCCCACGCGAATTAGTAAATCGAGCAGCTAAATTTATGATGGGTCTTTATCAAGCGTTTAGCGAAAAAGACGGATCTCTGGCAGAAATCAATCCTTTGATTACCACAGGTGATGGCCGTGTCATGGCGCTTGATGCGAAGTTGAATTTTGATGATAATGCTCTTTTCCGCCATAAAGATATTTTGGCACTGCGCGATTTAGATGAAGAAGATCCGAAGGAGATCGAAGCTTCTAAGTATGACCTTAATTATATTGCGCTCGATGGTAACATTGGCTGTATGGTAAATGGTGCAGGTCTAGCGATGGCGACAATGGATATTATTAAACACTACGGTGGAGATCCTGCTAACTTCCTAGATGTAGGGGGCGGTGCTACCACTGAGAAAGTAACAGAAGCATTTAAAATTATTTTATCTGATGAAAATGTAAAAGGTATCTTAATCAACATTTTTGGTGGCATCATGAAGTGTGATGTGATTGCCAATGGTGTGGTAGAAGCAGCTAAGCAGATCGGACTTGACAAACCACTTGTGGTTCGGCTAGAAGGAACCAATGTAGATAGAGGAAAAGCTATCTTACAAGAGTCTGGTTTGAAGATTGAAGCAGCCGACTCGATGGCAGACGCAGCACAAAAAATTGTTTCACTCGTGAAATAA
- a CDS encoding cupredoxin domain-containing protein — protein sequence MTTRSKQWLYLLFAFTCVLLGMCILLPIPWLGGETVMEQMTEEASTTSLDDQQEYHLTTVEYTTYIDEKKVEVYRFEPGTIVVNQGDEVVLRLHGIHGKQHEFTLEHYNIDGTVTKGKETTISFTADTPGTFRLTCHTHTSANQIPMVSYITVVKK from the coding sequence ATGACTACTCGTTCTAAACAATGGCTTTATCTCCTGTTCGCCTTTACCTGTGTATTACTAGGAATGTGTATTCTCCTTCCCATACCGTGGCTCGGCGGTGAAACCGTAATGGAACAGATGACAGAAGAAGCAAGTACGACTTCACTTGACGACCAACAAGAATATCATTTGACAACAGTCGAATATACAACCTATATCGATGAGAAAAAAGTGGAGGTTTATCGCTTTGAACCTGGAACAATCGTCGTCAATCAAGGAGACGAGGTTGTTCTTCGCCTGCACGGCATTCATGGTAAACAGCACGAGTTTACGCTCGAACATTACAACATTGATGGAACAGTCACAAAAGGAAAGGAAACCACTATCTCTTTTACTGCAGACACACCTGGTACCTTTCGATTAACATGCCACACCCACACATCAGCAAACCAAATTCCCATGGTCAGCTATATTACCGTAGTAAAAAAATAG
- the dprA gene encoding DNA-processing protein DprA, which yields MRARDGLIAMHQLQGVGRKTLQYLWNAGWSFETDCPLEQIKNLEDINISSKALRAIRQKWTPSFIRHVQTELKKRKIEAITIMDEEYPRWLKEIPDPPLILYVKGNKHLLHRPCLGMVGTRKPTPYGLQVTHSLASSLVEKGWVVVSGMAYGIDRAAHEGALEKTGATIAVLAGGVDVIYPKRHQSLYHHIIEQGLVVAEMPPGTTAQAGLFPQRNRIISGLSRGTIVVEAAQRSGSLITADYSLEQNREVFAVPGPITSLPSQGTNRLIQQGAKCLTSIADITEEFIGVCLYPMEPERDTNAGVPEGLTEEEQHLLEQLQSEPISIEGLLEQNKEMESNLHTLLLSLEMKGKIKQLPGANVMRV from the coding sequence ATGCGCGCGCGGGATGGATTGATTGCTATGCATCAATTGCAAGGGGTCGGGAGAAAAACATTACAGTATCTGTGGAATGCTGGTTGGTCATTTGAAACAGATTGCCCCTTGGAACAGATAAAAAATTTAGAAGATATAAATATTTCCAGCAAAGCGTTACGAGCCATTCGCCAAAAATGGACGCCTTCGTTTATTCGCCATGTACAGACGGAATTAAAGAAGCGAAAGATTGAAGCGATTACGATTATGGATGAGGAATACCCTCGCTGGCTTAAAGAAATTCCCGATCCCCCATTAATTTTGTATGTTAAAGGAAATAAACACTTGCTTCATCGGCCTTGCCTTGGTATGGTTGGAACGAGAAAACCGACTCCGTACGGTTTACAGGTAACGCACTCATTAGCGTCATCTTTAGTTGAAAAAGGATGGGTTGTCGTCAGCGGAATGGCGTATGGGATAGATCGCGCAGCTCATGAAGGAGCCTTGGAGAAGACAGGTGCGACGATTGCTGTGTTAGCAGGAGGGGTAGATGTAATATATCCGAAGCGGCATCAGTCATTGTACCATCATATTATTGAGCAAGGACTGGTGGTGGCGGAAATGCCACCGGGGACGACTGCGCAGGCTGGTTTATTTCCTCAACGCAATCGGATTATTAGTGGATTGAGTCGGGGAACGATCGTGGTAGAGGCAGCGCAGCGGAGTGGGTCTTTAATAACTGCTGACTACAGTCTAGAACAAAACCGTGAAGTTTTTGCTGTCCCAGGTCCGATTACATCTCTACCTAGTCAAGGAACGAATCGTCTCATACAGCAAGGAGCTAAATGCTTAACTTCGATAGCAGACATTACAGAAGAGTTTATAGGCGTTTGCCTTTACCCGATGGAGCCGGAAAGGGATACTAATGCGGGTGTGCCAGAGGGGTTGACAGAAGAAGAGCAGCATCTCTTGGAGCAGCTGCAGAGTGAGCCCATATCGATAGAAGGGTTGTTGGAACAAAATAAAGAGATGGAGAGCAACCTTCATACTTTGTTACTTTCACTAGAGATGAAAGGAAAGATTAAACAGCTTCCAGGTGCTAATGTGATGAGGGTATAG